The window TCGTCGATGCCCAACCGGCGCAGCTCGCCGATCAGTTCGTCACCGGCCTCCCGCGCCACGTCGCACAGGACGACATCGCCGGCCGGGCTGCGCGCGACTCCGGCGAGCACGGCGAGGTGCGCGGTGCCCACCGTCCGCTCCAGCAACCGCACCACCTCGTCGGTGCGTTCGGCGGGCACGATGAGGCGCAGATGCAGCACGGGCGCACCCTTTCCGTGGTCAGAGCTTGCGCAGCGAGAGCTTCTGGACCTTGTGGTCCGGACCCTTGCGCAGCACCAGGGTGGCACGGCCCCTGGTGGGCGCCACGTTCTCCAGCAGATTCGGCTTGTTGATGGTCCGCCACATGGTGCGCGCGTAGTCCAGCGCCTCCGACTCGGAGACCTGGGTGTACTTGCGGAAGTAGGAGAACGGGTTCTGGAACGCCGTCTCGCGCAGCCTGCGGAAGCGGTTCAGGTACCAGGTCTCGATGTCCTCGGCCTTCGCGTCCACGTACACGCTGAAGTCGAAGTAGTCGGCGAGCCCGACCCTGGTCCGGCCGTCCTTGCCGGGCAGCGCCGGCTGCAGCACGTTCAGGCCCTCGACGATCAGGATGTCGGGGCGGCGGACGGTGAGCCGCTCACCCGGCACGATGTCGTAGATCAGGTGGGAGTAGACGGGAGCCGTCACCTCGTCCTTGCCGGCCTTGATGTCGGCGACGAACCGGGTCAGCGCCCGCCGGTCGTACGACTCCGGGAAGCCCTTGCGCGACATCAGCCCCCGCGCCTGGAGCTCCTTCATCGGGAGCAGGAAGCCGTCCGTCGTCACCAGCTCCACGCGGGGGTGCTCCGGCCAGCGGGCCAGCAGCGCCTGCAGGATGCGGGCGGAGGTGGACTTGCCCACGGCCACACTGCCTGCGACCCCTATGACGAACGGGGTCCCGCGCTGCGCCCCGTGCCCGTTGCCCGCGTCACCCAGGAAGGTGTTCAGCGCCCCGCGCAGGCCCGAGGTCGCCTGGACGTAGAGGTTGAGGAGCCGGGAGAGCGGCAGGTAGACGTCCCGGACCTCGTCGAGGTCGATGACGTCGCCGAGGCCCCGCAGCTTCTCGACCTCCTCGGCGCTCAGCGGCAGCGGGGTCTTGTCGCGCAGTGCGCTCCACTCCGCCCGGGTCAGGTCGACGTAGGGCGTCGGCGCGTGCTCGGTGCGGCGGGGGCTCCGTGCGGGCGAAGTGATCACGCACTCATTGTCGCGGGACATGCCCCGGAGTGGGAGGTGGGGTCGGTCACGTGGGGGATGCCGCGCACGGCGGAGGCGGCCTGCGGGGCGGTGGGGATCACTCTTCGGGAGGGGCGGGGGCACCCTGTTGGTACTCTGCCGCACCGCCCGCGCCAGGTGATCACCGGCGCGGCGGATCCCCTTCCATGAGCGATGAGGTGCGAATGAAGACAAGCGGCAGAACCGGAGCCGCGGGCGTGATCGTGGGGGCACTCGCCCTCTCGGCGTTCGCGGCTCCCCCGGCGCAGGCCGCCGGAACCGGCATCACCGTGTCGCGGGTGGTCGTCAACGGCGGAGCGACCGTCGTCGTGGGCACCTCGGACGTGAAGCGGCCCTCCCTCACCTTCCGGGTCACCCTGCCCTCCGGCTACAGCACGTCCGACTGGTCCGCGTGGTCCGCGCGTCCGTTCCTGTACCACGGCACGACCGTGGCCAAGGGGCTGGACGACGGCGGCCTGCGCACCGGCATCTACACCTGCTACCCGACGACCGCACGGATCGCGGACTGCGAGGGCAGCCTGTACATCGACCCGCGCTACGACCTCGACTCGAACAACGACGCCACCACCTGGAACATCGGCGTCCTGACGCAGCTCTGGAAGCCGGGCGGCGGGCTCAAGGCGGAGCAGCACGTCACCGCTTCCGGCGCCGTGAAGGTCAAGCGCTGGGCCAAGGCCACGGTCAACGCCTCGCCCGAACCGGTGACGAAGGGCGGGACGATCACCGTCACCGGCAGCCTCAAGCGCGCGGACTGGGTGAAGCACGCGTACACCGGTTACGCGGGCACGTCGGTCAGCCTGCAGTTCCGCAAGGCGGGCAGTTCCGTCTACTCCACGGTCAAGACGGCCACGACCAGCAGCACGGGCTCGCTGAAGACCACCGTCAAGGCCACGGTGGACGGCTACTGGCGCTGGTCCTTCGGCGGCTCGTCCACCTCGGGGACGGCCGCAGCCGCGGGCGACTTCGTCGACGTGCGCTGAAAGCCGGCGGCGCCGCCGCTCTGCCCGTGCGGTGCCCGCGTCGCCCGCACGGCACGGGGAGGCGGCGCCGCCGGTGCGCGGGGGGCCCTAAGCGCCGCCGAGTTCCGCCCGGAGCGCGAGGGCCACGCCGTCCGCCCGCCCGGCCGTCACCCGCTGCCCCTCCGGCGGCCTCAGCAGCGCGAAGACGCCGGCCCCGAGGTGCTCCGGCGGCAGGTCACCGGCGCGCGGCACGATGTGGAAGTGCACATGGGCGAAGCCCTCGGCCTCGGCGAACTGGACGACGTACGTCTTGGCGCATCCCGTGACCGCGCGCAGCGCCCTGGACAGCCTGACCTGCCAGGTCCCCAGACCGGCCGCCTCCGCGTCGGTGAGTTCGTGCACGGCCGTGATGTGGCGCCTGGGCAGCAGCACCAGCCAGCCCGGCAGCGAGGTCCCGGTCGCGTGGGCCACCCGCCAGTGCCGGTCGTACGCGACGCGCTCGCGCGGCGGCAGCGCGTCGAACTCCGCTTCCATGCCGCAGGTGTAGCAGTCGGAAGTCGCCATGGGCCGAGAGCGTAGCGACCGCCCGGTCCCGGACGCAGCCGCCCGCGCGAAACCGCTCGGCCCGGTGCCCCGCGGGCCGTGCGGCGACAGGCACTTTCCGGCGGCCGTCCGGGCCCGACACACGCATGGCCCTGGGCTGCGGCAGGCAGGGGCCTTAGGGTGCCGATATGTGCGGAATCGTGGGTTACGTCGGGTTGCAGTCGGCGCAGGACGTCGTCGTCGCGGGGCTGAAGCGGCTGGAGTACCGGGGATACGACTCCGCCGGGGTCGCCGTCCTCGCGGACGGCGGGCTGGCCGCGGCGAAGAAGGCGGGCAAGCTCCTCAATCTGGGGAAGGAACTCAAGGACCGGCCGCTGCCGGCCGGGAACGCGGGGGTCGGGCACACCCGTTGGGCCACGCACGGCGGGCCCACCGACACCAACGCCCACCCCCACCTCGACAACGCCGGCCGGGTCGCCGTCGTCCACAACGGGATCATCGAGAACTTCGCGTCGCTCCGCGAGGAGCTGGCCGGGCGGGGCCACGCCCTCGCCTCCGAGACCGACACCGAGGTGGTGGCCCACCTGCTCGCCGAGGCGTACTCGTCGGTCGGTGACCTGGCGGACGCCATGCGGCAGGTGTGCGGGCGGCTGGAGGGTGCGTTCACCCTGGTCGCCGTGCACGCGGACGAGCCCGGCACGGTCGTCGGGGCCCGGCGCAACTCGCCGCTCGTGGTGGGCGTGGGTGAGGGCGAGATGTTCCTGGCCTCCGACGTGTCCGCCTTCATCGCGCACACCCGGTCGGCGATCGAGCTGGGTCAGGACCAGGTCGTCGAGCTGCGCCGGGACGGGGTGACCGTCACCGGTTTCGACGGCTTCCCCGCCGACGTGCGCGAGTACCACGTCGACTGGGACGCGTCGGCGGCGGAGAAGGGGGGCTACGCCTCCTTCATGCTCAAGGAGATCGCCGACCAGCCCAAGGCGGTCGCCGACACGCTGCTCGGCCGCGTCGACGGCTCGGGCACGCTCCACCTCGACGAGGTGCGCATCCCGCCCGGCGTGCTCCGCGAGGTCGACAAGGTCGTCATCATCGCCTGCGGGACCGCCTTCCACGCCGGGATGATCGCCAAGTACGCCATCGAGCACTGGACCCGGCTGCCCTGCGAGACCGAGCTCGCCAGCGAGTTCCGCTACCGCGACCCGATCCTGGACCAGCGCACCCTCGTCGTCGCCATCTCGCAGTCGGGCGAGACGATGGACACCCTCATGGCGGTCCGGCACGCGCGTGAGCAGGGGGCGAAGGTCCTCGCCATCTGCAACACCAACGGCTCGACCATCCCCCGGGAGTCGGACGCCGTCCTCTACACGCACGCCGGGCCCGAGGTCGCCGTCGCCTCCACCAAGGCGTTCCTGACGCAGCTCGTCGCCTGCTACCTCGTCGCGCTGTACCTGGGGCAGGTGCGCGGCACCAAGTGGGGCGACGAGATCCGCACCGTCGTGCGCCAGCTCTCCGAGATGTCCGGCGCGGTCGAACGCGTCCTCGGGACCATGGAGCCGGTACGCGAACTGGCCCGCTCGCTGTCCGCCCACGACACCGTGCTCTTCGTCGGCCGGCACGTCGGCTATCCGGTGGCCATGGAAGGGGCGTTGAAGCTCAAGGAGCTCGCCTACATGCATGCCGAGGGGTTCGCCGCCGGAGAGCTCAAGCACGGACCCATCGCGCTGATCGAGGAGGGCCTGCCGGTCGTCGTGATCGTGCCGTCGCCGCGGGGCCGCTCCGTGCTCCACGACAAGATCGTCTCGAACATCCAGGAGATCAGGGCCCGTGGAGCCCGTACCGTCGTCATCGCGGAGGAGGGCGACGAGGCGGTCGTGCCGTACGCCGACCACCTCGTCCGGATCCCGGTCACGCCTACGCTGCTCCAGCCGCTGGTGGCCACGGTGCCCCTGCAGGTGTTCGCCTGCGAGCTGGCGACCGCCCGGGGCAACGAGGTGGACCAGCCGCGCAATCTGGCGAAGTCCGTGACTGTCGAGTGAGTGAGTGAGCGCGTGATCATTGGGGTCGGGATCGATGTGGCGGAGATCGAGCGGTTCGGCGCCGCGCTGGGGCGCACACCCCAGCTCGCCGAGCGGCTGTTCCTGGAGCGGGAGCTG is drawn from Streptomyces sp. NBC_00178 and contains these coding sequences:
- the glmS gene encoding glutamine--fructose-6-phosphate transaminase (isomerizing), whose translation is MCGIVGYVGLQSAQDVVVAGLKRLEYRGYDSAGVAVLADGGLAAAKKAGKLLNLGKELKDRPLPAGNAGVGHTRWATHGGPTDTNAHPHLDNAGRVAVVHNGIIENFASLREELAGRGHALASETDTEVVAHLLAEAYSSVGDLADAMRQVCGRLEGAFTLVAVHADEPGTVVGARRNSPLVVGVGEGEMFLASDVSAFIAHTRSAIELGQDQVVELRRDGVTVTGFDGFPADVREYHVDWDASAAEKGGYASFMLKEIADQPKAVADTLLGRVDGSGTLHLDEVRIPPGVLREVDKVVIIACGTAFHAGMIAKYAIEHWTRLPCETELASEFRYRDPILDQRTLVVAISQSGETMDTLMAVRHAREQGAKVLAICNTNGSTIPRESDAVLYTHAGPEVAVASTKAFLTQLVACYLVALYLGQVRGTKWGDEIRTVVRQLSEMSGAVERVLGTMEPVRELARSLSAHDTVLFVGRHVGYPVAMEGALKLKELAYMHAEGFAAGELKHGPIALIEEGLPVVVIVPSPRGRSVLHDKIVSNIQEIRARGARTVVIAEEGDEAVVPYADHLVRIPVTPTLLQPLVATVPLQVFACELATARGNEVDQPRNLAKSVTVE
- the coaA gene encoding type I pantothenate kinase; the encoded protein is MITSPARSPRRTEHAPTPYVDLTRAEWSALRDKTPLPLSAEEVEKLRGLGDVIDLDEVRDVYLPLSRLLNLYVQATSGLRGALNTFLGDAGNGHGAQRGTPFVIGVAGSVAVGKSTSARILQALLARWPEHPRVELVTTDGFLLPMKELQARGLMSRKGFPESYDRRALTRFVADIKAGKDEVTAPVYSHLIYDIVPGERLTVRRPDILIVEGLNVLQPALPGKDGRTRVGLADYFDFSVYVDAKAEDIETWYLNRFRRLRETAFQNPFSYFRKYTQVSESEALDYARTMWRTINKPNLLENVAPTRGRATLVLRKGPDHKVQKLSLRKL
- a CDS encoding HIT family protein, giving the protein MATSDCYTCGMEAEFDALPPRERVAYDRHWRVAHATGTSLPGWLVLLPRRHITAVHELTDAEAAGLGTWQVRLSRALRAVTGCAKTYVVQFAEAEGFAHVHFHIVPRAGDLPPEHLGAGVFALLRPPEGQRVTAGRADGVALALRAELGGA